A stretch of DNA from Triticum dicoccoides isolate Atlit2015 ecotype Zavitan chromosome 2A, WEW_v2.0, whole genome shotgun sequence:
TGCGCATTGATTTTTTAAACAATTAGGCGCTGTGCTATTAACTACGCTGCTATTTTTCAGTCGCATGCAAAGAAAGCTAGAGCCAATCGTGAAACACCTTGGTCCAAGAGATTTCTGATATACGCCCTCTAAACcgtgatggagggagtagtatcatatgcatgatactactatatgatactccccattacagccAGCCTTAGGAGGCCTCTCACAGATGTCACTTTTTGGGCCCCGAGAGCGTGCCAAGTGGTCTGCTCAGGCTCCGCCACGTGTCAAGCATTGGGCGCACCCACAGATTTAGAATTTTTTTTACAAATGTTTTTTTCGGCTTTGCGGTTTTTTAGTTTTCCCTAAGTTCTGAAAGATTTTTGTGAGGAAGCAATGCTTTTTTGCGAGTGGGGTGATAAGCACAATTCTCCTTCTTAAAAAAAAAGCACAATTGTGTTTCCCTAAAAACAGAAACCAAACCCAAAGCCTTGACACGATCTCAGTTCTCTCTATCTTTCAAAAAACTTTGAAACTTTACAGCCTACAGAAAAACAACAAGAGAGCACAGTTTGCAATTTGAGTGTTTTGCAACCACTAATCCATCAGTGTATGCACCTCCCGGGCACCCTCCACGAGAAGTGCTCCGTGTTCCCGGCGGCGACGCGCTTCTTATAGATCTTCCAGTCCTCCAGCACGTTCTTGAGATCGAACAGCTTGTTCTCCAGACCCACGCAGCAGTTGGcgtgcatggtgacgatcttgcccAGGTCCTTGCCGTGCTGGCAGAACCCGCCGAAGCGGCCGGTGTCGAGGAACTGCACCTTGGTGCCGAGGCGGCCGGGCACGCCCTCCTTGACGATCTTGTCGAACACGTACTGCTCGTGCATCCCCGGGAACCGCACCCGCGACGCCTGCCAGTGCTCGTAGAACCCGATGCTGCCGGCGCAGGACCGGACGTAGAGGAGGCCGCCGTTCGGGTAGTTCCCCGGCGAGTCCGGGTCGCCCACGAAGAAGTCGGACGACATCACCACCTGCGCCGCCGGCGGTATGCGCGGGAACGGGTCCCTGAACCACAGGATGTCGACGTCGGTGAAGAGGAAGGTGTAGCCTAGCTCCAGGATGGTCTGCTGGAACCGGTTCCGCTTCCACATCATCTCCAGGTAGTCCCCCTTCATGTACTTCTGCTCCGCCGCGAAGTCCATGCCCTCCACCCTGAACCAGTAGCAGAAGGGGTGCACGGCGTTGCACCGGTCGAAGGCTTTCTTGTCCATGGCCACTATGAGCAGGTGCTTCACCAGGTACGCCGTGTTCTCGCCGTGCTTGAAGCTCTCCAGGAACAGGTCCAGGAACGACCCCGGTGCCGCCCATGCCTCGTTGAGCGCCGTCATCAGCACGGTACGGTCTGCGTTTGCGGCTCGTCGGAGCACGTCGGCGAGATCTTGGGGCTTGTCCTGCTGTTTCAGTGAAATCATTTAGAGCTGATAGATAATTACATAGTTTTTTTCGATATAATGATGTTGAGATTACACAAAAAAGAAACAACACATGTTCAAAGTTAAATCATCATCAACTCAACTTCAAGCATAATATAACCTCTCCTATAGTTTTGGCAACCAAGAAACAAACTGCTTTTTGTGGTGAACTATCAATATATCTTATACATATATAAACCCGACTGCTATTCAAAATTACACGCACACCTGAACAAAATTTCTTCTACACAAATATTTCAGCTCCACACAACAAAGATACTATTTTCTATTCTTAATTTTAAATATCCAATTTATTAACAATGATAGATGCATTTGCTAAAATGAAATCATAGTGCACACACGTCGATGCATTTGTGTTCAATTATAAGAGCTGCTCTAAAAAATCCGAAACTCATTCCCATGTATTCGATGTACTCATTTATCTCCGCAACAACACACAAGGGAAATGTCCAGTTTGACTAATTAACTAAACCAGGTATTCATAGCGTCTTTGTTTAGACTGATACAACATGCTAGTTGGTCATGTGAATTATTATGATTGTTTGATCTGTCTGTTTCTATTGGCATCTTGTTTTTTGGGTACCTTTCACGTGGTGCTTCACATTCTTGTCAAAGCCAGAATTTTGTCACCGGTAGAACAATAATAACTCTTAAAACATTGGTGAAGGAGGTGCTAACTACTTTTGTATTAAAAAAGATTCTAGTTTTAGGAATACTTTTCTTTGCATTTTCAACAAATACTCTTACGAGGACATTACTACCATGGATACAACCACACCTGCCACTACTTGGGCTACATTTGATCAAGACATGATGGCTAAGCAATGGGGGACATATGTCGATGTTGTACAAGAAGTTCTCTCACGTCGCTTCAAAGGTAAGAGGTAGCGATGAAGTCTTCTATGTACTGTATTCTTTTTTTTAGGATCTATGTACTGTATTCTAGTTTAGACTACTATCATAGTCTTGAGTTCAAACAATGATAACTTCTGCATTCAACAATGAATTAGGTCTCCAACGGTCCCAACCAGGTCTCCAAATTCCATCCGGGCGTGACACAATTGCCAAAGCAGTTCAAGTTGTAACAGAAACCAAGTCAAAAGGTGACGTGTCACCTCCACATGGACCCATGTGCCTTATATAAACCAGGCTTGTGTTCCCCTACTTGGGCATGTGCGATTGCTAGCATGGACTAGACTTTCGTGATCACCTTATGATGCTCCGACGCGATTAATAACCTTTTAgatttggtttagcgatttctTTGTCGCACCTCGGACCGTCCAAGCCATCTCCACCCAATCAACAAAGTATTTCACATTGAAAAACCGggacacccatagtgctatatatgTCTCTCTTTTTGAAGTACAAATCAGAAAAATTGTAAAAAAAATTAAGGGTGCGGTGTGATATCAGTTCTAGATCCGCAAGTGGGATTAAGAGTGCTCCATTTATGTATACAAGTGGGAAGAACGAAAGGGTTGATTCTTTTTGGTAACATGATGCTAGTGGCACTAGACGGACCGTCAACATCGGCAAGTGGCAATTAGGAGAACCGGAGATAAGTAAAGCGAAAATAATTCATCTGTCTTACGTGAAAAAGTTGCACTCCCTGTCTAGAAGCAGCCAGAGCCATGTGTTTGGTAAGATGCTCTCCTAATGCTAGGTGTGGGTTATCTAATTACTAAGAAATGGCCAAATGGGTGTGCTAATTAAGTTTCTTAGCGCAAAGCACGGAATGACACTTGATTAGTCAAAGTTCACTCTGACCAAGCACAAAACAAGCTATGCAGAATATAAACCAGAGATAAAAAAGTTTATGTTTCCTAATTACGTAACACTTTATTGATATAATTGTGTGATATAGCTAAAGCAAAGACGAACCTGTTGCTTGTTCGCACGCATCACGATCTGCCGCTGCTGATGCTGCCTTTTCTGCTCCGACGATGAACCATCTCTGCCGCCGCCGTCGTTGCTGGCAACCACGCCCTTAATCACCATCTCCTCTTTCACGACGACCTCTTGCTTGGGCCGAGCGACCCCGCCTCCCGCCTTCTCCGGCGCCCACCGTGGCGCCGGCGGCGTCCTCGCGCCGAGGTCGCGGCCCACGGACGTGTAgaggaggaagcaggcagtggCGAGCGCGGCGCCGAGGAGGAGGGAGGTGGCCGACTTCATCGACGACGAAGCGCGCACGCGACGCAGCAGCGAGGTAGCCAGGCTGCCAGACCAGGAAGAGAGACGGATGGTGCTCTATGGCGGCTACGGCTGTGCATAAGGCGCTGGCCGTGGCAGCGTGGGCATGTGCAGGGAGAGGTTCAAGCGCGGCGGCGAGCGAGTTGTCGGGGTCGTGGCGTGGGGTTGTTGGGATCGGGATCGGTCAAGACAAttggcgcgaggagagggagggaaGCAACGGCAGGCTGCGTGTGGGAGTGGTCGAGTTGGGTTTGTGTGTGGGTGGGTGCAGCTGTCCATACCCGTAGAAAATTCCAGGGTTGGTGAGTGCGCGCTGGCGTCTAGCACGGCATCAGGTTATTATTTGTTTTGAAATACATTTAAGATGCACTTTG
This window harbors:
- the LOC119352855 gene encoding uncharacterized protein At4g15970-like; its protein translation is MKSATSLLLGAALATACFLLYTSVGRDLGARTPPAPRWAPEKAGGGVARPKQEVVVKEEMVIKGVVASNDGGGRDGSSSEQKRQHQQRQIVMRANKQQQDKPQDLADVLRRAANADRTVLMTALNEAWAAPGSFLDLFLESFKHGENTAYLVKHLLIVAMDKKAFDRCNAVHPFCYWFRVEGMDFAAEQKYMKGDYLEMMWKRNRFQQTILELGYTFLFTDVDILWFRDPFPRIPPAAQVVMSSDFFVGDPDSPGNYPNGGLLYVRSCAGSIGFYEHWQASRVRFPGMHEQYVFDKIVKEGVPGRLGTKVQFLDTGRFGGFCQHGKDLGKIVTMHANCCVGLENKLFDLKNVLEDWKIYKKRVAAGNTEHFSWRVPGRCIH